CACTGCTTGCTAAAATATCCGTTATGAAAAGACCCAAAGGAACAATTCGAGCAACAATCAAAACTAGTAAGGGGGCTATTCGTTTAGACTTATTTCTAGACAAGACACCTTTTACTGTCTCCAATTTTGTGAATCTTGCGAATAGAGGTTATTATGATGGACTTAAGTTTCATCGGGTTATTGATGATTTTATGATTCAAGGCGGATGTCCATTAGGGACTGGTACCGGTGGTCCAGGATATAACTTTCAAGATGAGTTTTGTGCTGAGCTAAAGCATGATCAGCCAGGTGTTTTGTCTATGGCAAATTCAGGTCCAAGCACAAATGGAAGCCAGTTTTTTATCACACATGGAAAAACTCCTTGGTTAGATGGAAAACATACGGTTTTTGGGAAAGTTGTTGCGAAGAAAGATCAAGAAGTTGTTAACAAAATAACTCAAGGTGACAAGATAGAATCTATTAAGATTACAGGAACGCTGGAAAATCTTCCAGAAGAAGTGAGTATTCAAATAGATTGCTGGAACGATTTGTTAGACGAAAACAAATAAATAATATTTTTCAAAAAAATTTCAAGTTAAGAAATTAAGGCAGACTTACTGCTTGCTATAATATGGTTTCTTACATCATAAATTACTTTGGATAGCGACCCAATCATTACACTTCCACCTGAATTTGATGGTAAGCCTTTGCTGAAAATAGAGATAATATATGGTTTATTATTTGCATAGATAATACCGACATCATTTCTGACAAAATCAAGAGAACCTGTTTTGTTGGCAATAGTTACATTCGGAAGAAATCTAGCGATGCCCCATTTATGTCTTTGTGCTTTCATGACAGCTAACATTTCGGTTGAAGCTTTTGCGTTTACTAATTGTCCTTTGTACATTTTGTCCATTAGCTTGAGCATATCTTCTGGACTAGTAACGTTATGTTTTCCGTCTTCCTTGCAGAGCATGGTAGGGTCCTTCAAAACAGTACGATAAATACCACATCTTCTCATATAAGAGTTGATGTTTTTTATCCCCAGTTTTTCTACAAGCATGTAAGTAGCGGTGTTGTCACTGTCTGTGATCATTAAATCAATCAATCTTCTGATAGTGAAAATTTCGCCATCCTTGTGGTATTGAAGGCTACCTGAGCCAGTAAGCTTAAAACGTTTACTGAGTCTCATTTTATCGTCTAAGGAAATAACGCCTAAGGCATCTTGGTGGTAGGCTTCAATCATGACTGGAATTTTCATTACGCTAGCTGGATGAAAAGCCATGTTTCCATTTAGTGAAAAGGTTTCACCTGAATTTAAGTCTTTGATAGCTATTCCAACAACACCGTTGGGCAGAGCGTATTTGCTTACTTCTTTTTTTATGCCTTCCATCGATTCAGCAATCCATTGTGGATTTTTTTGAACATTAGACTTGAATTCATAGACTGGACTTGCAAAAGTCCAGCAGAGCAGAAGAATGATTAATAAAATTAGTTTTTTCATAATTTCATCCTAATAATAAGACATAAAAGAAAATTTGTGTGCAAAGAAATTCTAGTCCTCATGTATGTTTGATATTTTAATAACTTATTCAAAAAATTCAAGGAGCAATACATATTCAAGCGATATATTATTAATCGGTTTTGTTGTAATATTTGAACAAGATGAATAGCTTACAAGAGTTAAAAATAGAGCTTAAGCAACAAGCAAATGCCGAAAAGGCATTAATTTATAAAAGTTTTTTTAAAACAGCACCGGGTCAGTATGGGGAGGGAGATATATTTGTAGGAGTTACCTCTCCAATTTTGCATAAAATAGCTAAGAGTTATCAAGATTTATCGCTGGAGGATTGTTCTGAATTATTAAGCTCAAGTATTCATGAAGAGAGAATGCTTGCTGTTTTTATTTTGACAGAACAGTTTCAGAAAGCAAAAAAAGAATTATTTAAAAAGGAAATTATTGACTGTTATTTAAAAAATATAAAAGGTATCAATAGTTGGGATTTAGTTGATTTGTCAGCGCCCAAACTGCTTGGTCCCTATCTTTGGGAGAAAAATAAACAGTTGCTTTATGAGTGGGCGAAAACGGAAGATTTGTGGAAACAGAGGATCGCAATAATAAGCACCTTTTATTTTATCAGGAAAAAATCTTATTCTGATGCCTTGGTGATTGCAGATATTTTATTGAATCATAAGCACGACCTAATACATAAAGCAGTTGGTTGGATGCTTCGAGAAATAGGTAAACGCGACAAGCAAAGCGAAGATGATTTTCTTTATTCTAGATATCAAGAGATGCCACGAACAATGTTACGGTATGCTATAGAAAAACATCCAGAGCAAGAGAGGCAAAAGTATTTAAAGAACGAGATATAGTGGTTGAATTTTAAGAGAAGTATATTAAAGAGAGACGTTGTCCTTAAGTTCTTTCATTGTTTTCTTCTTCTTTCTCTATATTTTCTTCCTCTTCTTTAAGTGAATAAATTTGTATTTCGTTGTTAAAAGCAGTGAACTTAATGTTGGCGAGGGCATTTTTTATAATTATGCGTGAATTATTGATAGTTATGAATGTTTTTGGAAAAACTGTTCCATAAACGTAAAGCTCTGGAGATGCTCCAAATTTCAATGATGTACTTATTTCTTCTTTTTCCTTTTGTTGATCTTTCAATTCTTGTTGCATTTTTTCTCTTCTATCAAGCATTTGCTTATAGGTATTGAGAGCTTTGTAAGATTGTTCGTTCATGTTATTTGTAAAGTTTTTATTTTTAATTAATTTTTCTAATTTTT
This genomic window from Candidatus Margulisiibacteriota bacterium contains:
- a CDS encoding peptidylprolyl isomerase, translated to MKRPKGTIRATIKTSKGAIRLDLFLDKTPFTVSNFVNLANRGYYDGLKFHRVIDDFMIQGGCPLGTGTGGPGYNFQDEFCAELKHDQPGVLSMANSGPSTNGSQFFITHGKTPWLDGKHTVFGKVVAKKDQEVVNKITQGDKIESIKITGTLENLPEEVSIQIDCWNDLLDENK
- a CDS encoding class A beta-lactamase-related serine hydrolase, translated to MKKLILLIILLLCWTFASPVYEFKSNVQKNPQWIAESMEGIKKEVSKYALPNGVVGIAIKDLNSGETFSLNGNMAFHPASVMKIPVMIEAYHQDALGVISLDDKMRLSKRFKLTGSGSLQYHKDGEIFTIRRLIDLMITDSDNTATYMLVEKLGIKNINSYMRRCGIYRTVLKDPTMLCKEDGKHNVTSPEDMLKLMDKMYKGQLVNAKASTEMLAVMKAQRHKWGIARFLPNVTIANKTGSLDFVRNDVGIIYANNKPYIISIFSKGLPSNSGGSVMIGSLSKVIYDVRNHIIASSKSALIS
- a CDS encoding DNA alkylation repair protein, producing MNSLQELKIELKQQANAEKALIYKSFFKTAPGQYGEGDIFVGVTSPILHKIAKSYQDLSLEDCSELLSSSIHEERMLAVFILTEQFQKAKKELFKKEIIDCYLKNIKGINSWDLVDLSAPKLLGPYLWEKNKQLLYEWAKTEDLWKQRIAIISTFYFIRKKSYSDALVIADILLNHKHDLIHKAVGWMLREIGKRDKQSEDDFLYSRYQEMPRTMLRYAIEKHPEQERQKYLKNEI